A genomic window from Candidatus Binatia bacterium includes:
- a CDS encoding glycosyltransferase, which yields MTEALRIDGWDARLFAGSDSSDHGAQGLPAARRFLASKHPVTIYHCGARWDEGMALLERATGPVVVRDHNVTPPEFFSGVSDEFVDAAGQGIAQRRRLARDRRIAGFLAASPRNSDDLCQAGAAPERVRIVPPFHRAHEMTDLVPDEDAIRRWQRRPSVLFVGRIAPHKGHRRLLRIAAVYRELYGRPLPLRIVGGADPRLHRWTGRVELDRARGADPDCVEFCGTVSQAELKAAYLTASLFLCCSEHEGFCVPLIEATQFGVPIVATQEPGVATTLGESGMVIDDADEVVAAAVHRVLEDATLRERLVTAQRERVADSFSEGAIRTSLRRALAEI from the coding sequence ATGACCGAAGCACTCCGCATCGATGGCTGGGATGCGCGTCTCTTCGCCGGATCGGATTCATCGGACCACGGCGCGCAGGGGCTGCCCGCGGCGCGCAGGTTCCTTGCGAGCAAACATCCGGTCACGATCTACCACTGCGGTGCGCGGTGGGACGAAGGTATGGCGCTACTCGAGCGTGCGACCGGTCCGGTCGTGGTCCGCGATCACAACGTGACCCCGCCGGAGTTCTTCTCTGGGGTGAGCGACGAGTTCGTCGACGCCGCCGGGCAGGGCATCGCGCAACGGCGCCGCCTGGCGCGCGACCGACGCATCGCCGGTTTCCTGGCGGCGTCTCCGCGCAACAGCGACGACCTGTGCCAGGCCGGTGCCGCTCCGGAGCGCGTTCGCATCGTACCCCCGTTTCACCGCGCGCACGAAATGACGGACCTCGTTCCCGACGAGGACGCGATTCGGCGTTGGCAGAGACGCCCTTCCGTTCTCTTCGTCGGACGCATCGCCCCGCACAAGGGCCACCGGCGCCTGCTTCGGATCGCGGCCGTGTACCGCGAGCTCTACGGTCGCCCTCTGCCTCTGCGAATCGTCGGTGGCGCGGATCCCCGTCTTCATCGATGGACCGGGCGGGTCGAGCTCGACCGCGCGCGCGGCGCCGACCCGGACTGCGTCGAGTTCTGTGGGACGGTGAGCCAAGCCGAGCTCAAGGCCGCCTATCTGACCGCGTCTCTGTTCTTGTGCTGTTCCGAACACGAGGGGTTCTGCGTCCCGCTGATCGAGGCAACGCAGTTCGGCGTGCCGATCGTGGCAACGCAAGAGCCGGGAGTGGCCACGACACTCGGCGAGAGCGGGATGGTGATCGACGACGCAGATGAGGTCGTCGCCGCGGCCGTCCATCGCGTGCTCGAAGACGCCACGCTTCGCGAACGCCTCGTCACAGCCCAGCGAGAACGAGTCGCTGACTCCTTCTCCGAAGGCGCCATCCGAACCTCGCTCCGGCGAGCGCTCGCGGAGATCTGA
- a CDS encoding CDP-diacylglycerol O-phosphatidyltransferase, translating to MITSGRRLAGWAVHLYTALGSIIGLLALLAGARGDIQEAFLWLCAAIAIDASDGALARFVGVKEVVPEYNGAELDDIVDYLNFVVVPVFLMLQIGLLAGPFGYLTGGAALLASAYRFCHADAKTPDHFFTGFPSYWNIIAFYLYVFDVGPGTGAVVTGVLAVLVFAPLRFVYPSRTVFLRPLTIGLGVVWAVLGLMTLAALPEKATGLAAASLFYPAYYTGLSFYMQATGKDPG from the coding sequence ATGATCACGAGCGGGCGTCGCCTCGCCGGCTGGGCCGTTCATCTCTACACGGCGCTGGGTTCGATCATCGGGCTCCTCGCACTTCTCGCGGGTGCTCGTGGGGACATCCAGGAGGCCTTCCTCTGGCTCTGCGCAGCGATTGCGATCGACGCGAGCGACGGAGCACTCGCGCGGTTCGTAGGAGTGAAGGAGGTCGTGCCGGAATACAACGGCGCCGAGCTCGACGACATCGTCGACTACCTGAACTTCGTCGTGGTTCCGGTCTTCCTAATGCTACAGATCGGACTCCTCGCGGGACCGTTCGGATACTTGACGGGGGGCGCCGCTCTGCTCGCGTCCGCCTATCGGTTCTGTCACGCCGACGCGAAGACGCCCGATCACTTTTTCACCGGCTTCCCGAGCTACTGGAACATCATCGCGTTCTACCTCTACGTCTTCGACGTCGGCCCCGGGACGGGCGCCGTCGTCACCGGCGTACTCGCGGTTCTCGTGTTCGCGCCCCTGCGGTTCGTGTACCCATCCCGCACGGTGTTCCTGCGGCCGCTGACGATCGGGCTCGGCGTCGTATGGGCCGTACTAGGACTGATGACGCTAGCGGCGTTGCCCGAGAAGGCGACCGGCCTCGCCGCGGCATCGCTCTTCTACCCCGCCTACTACACCGGCCTCTCGTTCTACATGCAGGCGACCGGCAAAGACCCGGGCTAG
- a CDS encoding acyl carrier protein — MSNLDRARNLVAEVLRVPPERIEPETQLNDVAQLDSLSLVEIASALDEEFDIRVPSDDLGSAKSLNDILAIVERSPAR, encoded by the coding sequence GTGAGCAACCTCGATAGAGCCCGAAATCTGGTAGCCGAGGTGCTTCGGGTCCCGCCCGAGCGCATCGAGCCCGAGACCCAACTGAACGACGTGGCGCAGCTCGATTCGCTGTCCCTGGTCGAAATCGCGTCCGCGTTGGATGAGGAATTCGACATCCGCGTCCCGAGCGACGACCTGGGCTCGGCGAAATCCCTGAACGATATCCTGGCCATCGTCGAACGCTCTCCGGCCCGGTGA
- a CDS encoding class I SAM-dependent methyltransferase, with protein MGQGGQQSLDIEALVAELRSEAAELRAKLGPSAVAPLEPLHPENDSDGAGDSAAGSTLLLRDLPCALAELRALADPRGGSIHSHRALLGAPVLGLKRLLVRLLTPIWDQQTTFDRALVERLGEIGAAVGTSTTRVEERLSALERRILAIEDALARDRGVAAAGEVGFDYERFEEAFRGSPAKISESQRPYLRFFPDASAGPVVDLGCGDGSFLRLLRENGVEARGIDQSAGAVERARAAGLDASRGDLIAALEACPDDSLGGVVSLQVVEHLSLPVVLRLLQLAKRKLRPGGVFLAETVNLASLIVFSRSWTIDPTHRQALHPLTLRFLVTEAGFTDSEVVYSGEVEPEKRMELPPGGGPDARNAAVLNDVVFGPQDYAVIGRA; from the coding sequence GTGGGCCAAGGAGGCCAGCAGAGCTTGGATATCGAGGCGCTGGTCGCAGAACTGCGGAGCGAGGCGGCAGAACTGCGCGCGAAACTCGGGCCGAGCGCCGTCGCGCCGCTCGAACCCCTACACCCCGAAAACGACTCCGACGGGGCGGGAGATTCCGCCGCGGGCTCGACTCTCCTTCTGCGGGACCTGCCCTGTGCCCTCGCCGAATTGCGGGCCCTCGCGGACCCACGCGGTGGGAGTATCCACTCCCACCGAGCCCTGCTCGGCGCCCCCGTTCTCGGGCTGAAACGCCTGCTGGTCCGCCTCCTGACACCCATCTGGGATCAACAGACGACCTTCGATCGCGCCCTTGTCGAACGACTTGGTGAGATCGGGGCCGCGGTCGGTACCAGCACCACCCGGGTCGAGGAGCGGCTGTCAGCGTTAGAACGCCGGATCCTCGCGATCGAAGACGCCCTCGCACGAGACCGGGGCGTGGCGGCCGCGGGCGAAGTGGGCTTCGACTACGAGCGGTTCGAGGAAGCGTTTCGCGGAAGCCCGGCGAAGATCTCGGAATCACAGCGCCCGTATCTGCGGTTCTTCCCCGACGCGAGCGCCGGACCCGTCGTGGACCTGGGCTGCGGAGACGGCTCCTTCCTGCGCCTCCTGCGGGAGAACGGGGTGGAAGCCCGGGGCATCGACCAGTCAGCAGGGGCGGTCGAACGCGCCCGCGCGGCCGGTCTCGACGCGTCCCGGGGCGACCTCATCGCCGCGCTCGAAGCCTGCCCGGACGACTCGCTGGGCGGAGTCGTCTCGCTGCAGGTCGTCGAGCACCTCTCGCTGCCCGTCGTGCTCCGATTACTGCAGCTCGCAAAGCGCAAGCTTCGGCCCGGCGGGGTGTTCCTCGCGGAGACCGTGAACCTCGCGAGCCTCATCGTTTTCTCGCGAAGCTGGACGATCGATCCGACGCATCGCCAGGCTCTTCATCCGCTGACACTCCGGTTCCTCGTCACCGAGGCAGGCTTCACGGATTCGGAAGTGGTCTACTCGGGCGAGGTCGAACCCGAAAAACGGATGGAACTGCCGCCGGGCGGCGGCCCCGACGCGCGCAACGCGGCCGTCCTGAACGACGTCGTATTCGGCCCACAGGACTATGCCGTCATCGGCCGCGCGTAG
- a CDS encoding UvrD-helicase domain-containing protein yields the protein MINLGELNEPQLEAVTYADGPLLVLAGAGSGKTRVLTHRIAHLVDTERAQPDEILAVTFTNKAAREMRARIEHLLGGDLGGLTVGTFHSTCARWLRRYAGLLGLPNSFAIYDDADSLALCRRALQEVEVPEDLVSPRMLRSFLDRSKNHAQDLRTQSPTGDGFRGEGTLLAARRYEELLERAGALDFGSLITAMVRLLTENDDLRQTFRRRYRHVLVDEYQDINHAQYLLIDAIAGRTGDLCVVGDDDQSIYGFRGATVRAILEFERDHPDAHIIRLEQNYRSTGNILAAASAVIERNAGRHGKRLWTENGEGEKVTLAVFNDDRAEARWVTNDVSGEVLRGRALSSVAVFYRTNAQSRVLEEEFVRQGLRYVLVGGVRFYDRKEVKDILAYLRLLVNPDDDVSLTRIINVPTRGIGATTVKALTGAAQADGVSIGVMLSRLVENPDAIKLARASATRAADFWQMIARLRSLTQNSSLGDIVTAVIHETGLLARLQAEGSEEAITRADNLEELVGAAREVDDMGALPDGLTAIDAFLERAALVSGLDAVGESGGAISLMTLHNSKGLEFPVVHLVGMEEHVFPHARAIDDGTVEEERRLCYVGMTRAREHLHLSRARFRMLQGQSQRNPPSRFLREIPRDLLKRVGTWDDDGPGADAARRLEDLGRVAETGSDEPEPENDDEPRIDYSVSQEFGGDEADVPLRVGTRVRHPKFGAGVVRRKEGTGEGTKLTVQFERAGIKKLIARFAPLTVEGMEGV from the coding sequence GTGATCAACCTCGGTGAACTGAACGAACCGCAACTAGAAGCGGTGACCTACGCCGACGGACCACTACTCGTTCTCGCCGGAGCCGGAAGCGGCAAGACCCGGGTCCTCACCCACCGGATCGCGCACCTCGTCGACACCGAACGCGCGCAGCCCGACGAGATTCTCGCGGTCACCTTCACCAACAAAGCCGCGCGCGAGATGCGCGCGCGGATCGAGCACCTCCTCGGCGGCGACCTCGGCGGGCTCACCGTGGGTACATTCCATTCGACCTGCGCGCGCTGGCTCCGGCGCTACGCAGGCCTTCTTGGCCTTCCGAACTCCTTTGCGATCTACGATGACGCCGACAGCCTCGCCCTGTGTCGACGCGCCCTCCAGGAAGTCGAAGTTCCTGAGGATCTCGTGTCACCGCGGATGCTGCGATCGTTCCTCGACCGCAGCAAGAACCACGCTCAGGATCTCCGAACGCAGAGCCCGACCGGCGACGGGTTCCGCGGCGAGGGAACCCTCCTGGCAGCGCGCCGGTACGAGGAGCTTCTGGAACGCGCCGGGGCCCTCGACTTCGGGAGCCTGATCACCGCGATGGTCCGTCTCCTCACCGAGAACGACGATCTCCGTCAGACATTTCGACGGCGCTATCGCCACGTGCTCGTAGACGAGTACCAGGACATCAACCACGCGCAGTATCTCCTGATCGACGCGATCGCCGGCCGCACCGGCGACCTCTGTGTCGTTGGCGACGACGATCAGTCAATCTACGGTTTCCGCGGTGCGACGGTCCGCGCGATCCTCGAGTTCGAACGCGACCACCCCGACGCGCACATCATCCGACTCGAACAAAACTATCGCTCCACGGGGAACATCCTAGCCGCCGCCAGCGCGGTGATCGAACGCAACGCCGGCCGGCACGGGAAACGGCTGTGGACCGAGAACGGCGAGGGCGAGAAGGTGACCCTCGCGGTCTTCAACGACGATCGGGCGGAGGCCCGCTGGGTCACGAACGACGTGAGTGGAGAAGTCCTCCGCGGGCGCGCGCTCAGTTCGGTCGCTGTCTTCTACCGCACGAACGCGCAGTCACGCGTTCTCGAAGAAGAGTTCGTGCGGCAGGGACTCCGCTACGTCCTCGTCGGCGGGGTGCGCTTCTACGACCGCAAGGAAGTGAAGGACATCCTCGCGTACCTGCGCCTGCTGGTGAACCCCGACGACGACGTGAGCCTCACGCGCATCATCAACGTTCCGACGCGTGGAATCGGCGCGACGACCGTAAAGGCGCTCACCGGGGCGGCACAAGCCGATGGCGTCTCGATCGGTGTGATGTTGAGTCGCCTCGTCGAGAATCCGGATGCGATCAAGCTCGCGCGGGCGAGCGCCACGCGCGCCGCCGACTTCTGGCAGATGATCGCGAGACTCCGGTCGCTCACACAAAATTCGAGCCTCGGCGACATCGTGACGGCGGTGATCCACGAGACCGGCCTACTCGCGCGCCTCCAGGCCGAAGGGTCCGAGGAAGCGATTACGCGCGCCGACAACTTGGAGGAGCTCGTCGGCGCCGCACGCGAGGTCGACGACATGGGCGCCCTCCCCGACGGGCTCACCGCGATCGACGCCTTCCTCGAACGCGCCGCGCTGGTCTCCGGCCTCGATGCCGTCGGCGAGAGCGGTGGCGCGATCAGCCTCATGACCCTTCACAACTCGAAGGGACTCGAGTTCCCGGTGGTCCACCTGGTCGGCATGGAGGAGCACGTCTTCCCGCACGCGCGCGCGATTGACGACGGGACGGTCGAGGAGGAACGCCGCCTCTGTTACGTCGGCATGACTCGCGCCCGCGAGCACCTGCACCTCTCCCGCGCTCGCTTCCGGATGCTTCAGGGACAGAGCCAACGGAATCCTCCGTCCCGATTCCTGCGCGAAATCCCGCGAGATCTGCTCAAGCGCGTCGGCACGTGGGACGATGATGGGCCGGGCGCCGACGCCGCTCGTCGCCTGGAAGACCTCGGACGCGTTGCCGAAACCGGCTCGGACGAACCGGAACCCGAGAACGACGACGAGCCGCGGATCGACTACAGCGTGAGCCAGGAGTTCGGCGGCGACGAGGCCGACGTCCCGCTACGCGTCGGAACGCGCGTCCGTCACCCCAAGTTCGGGGCCGGTGTGGTCCGCCGCAAAGAAGGCACCGGCGAGGGCACCAAGCTCACGGTCCAGTTCGAACGCGCCGGAATCAAAAAGCTGATCGCGCGCTTCGCCCCGCTGACCGTCGAAGGGATGGAAGGGGTCTAG
- a CDS encoding VOC family protein has protein sequence MSATKPALKSLGMRHLALRVCNLDRALWFYCDMLGFSVVWQPDPENVYLSSGCDSLALHRADAVSRDGGPLDHLGILVGSAPEVGEAEAALEQAGVTILQGTKTHRDDSVSCYVADPDGNSVQILFEPTISPIEVAR, from the coding sequence ATGTCCGCGACGAAGCCCGCACTGAAGAGCCTCGGAATGCGTCACCTGGCCCTGCGGGTGTGCAATCTCGATCGCGCCCTGTGGTTCTACTGCGACATGCTCGGGTTCTCGGTGGTCTGGCAGCCCGATCCGGAGAACGTCTACCTGAGTTCCGGGTGCGACAGTCTCGCGCTGCACCGCGCCGACGCGGTCTCACGCGACGGGGGCCCCCTAGACCATCTCGGAATCCTCGTCGGGTCCGCCCCGGAAGTCGGCGAGGCCGAGGCGGCGCTCGAACAGGCGGGGGTCACGATCCTGCAGGGTACCAAGACGCACCGCGACGACAGCGTCTCCTGCTACGTGGCCGACCCCGACGGCAACAGCGTGCAGATCCTGTTCGAACCGACGATCTCCCCCATTGAGGTGGCGAGATGA
- a CDS encoding glycosyltransferase family 4 protein translates to MRIKIVVQRYGADLLGGAERHAALMAGILAKHHEVEVLTTTAGDYHTWSAVYPAGESTIDGVRVQRFPVTQGRTRGWSAVSGLLHEGFDPSDFARLEADTRKAFEERVRAWPDALQEEFIRGQGPVAPELLETLRRGEFDRVLFVTYLYPTTYDGLLAVDPEKARVVPTLHDEPPAYLPVLGRRLARATLLCSTKAEIRLVSRLYPQHTPTARLLGYGVAIPPDPAATPDASPFLLYAGRIDTQKGIGELLGWYEALRRVEPDPPRLVLIGEPSMSLPDLPGLELRGFVSEVEKLDLMTRALAFVHPSPFESLGIVLLESMAVRTSLLVNARSEVMVDHCRDGEAGLWVRDGAEFAAAVRMLLTSADLRERLGAGGRAYVEREYSLGSYERRLLTEFPT, encoded by the coding sequence GTGCGGATCAAGATCGTAGTGCAGAGGTACGGCGCAGACCTGCTGGGCGGAGCGGAGCGCCACGCCGCCCTCATGGCCGGGATCCTCGCCAAGCATCACGAGGTCGAAGTCCTCACCACGACCGCGGGCGATTACCACACCTGGTCTGCCGTCTACCCGGCGGGCGAGAGCACCATCGACGGAGTGCGGGTCCAGCGCTTTCCCGTGACTCAAGGACGCACCCGCGGCTGGTCTGCGGTGAGTGGCCTCCTGCACGAAGGATTCGACCCCAGCGACTTCGCGCGTCTCGAGGCCGACACCCGAAAGGCGTTCGAAGAGCGCGTGCGCGCGTGGCCCGACGCGCTGCAGGAGGAGTTCATCCGGGGACAGGGCCCCGTTGCCCCGGAACTCCTCGAGACCCTGCGCCGGGGCGAGTTCGATCGTGTCCTCTTTGTGACCTACCTGTACCCGACGACGTACGACGGCCTTCTCGCGGTCGACCCCGAGAAGGCGCGCGTCGTCCCTACACTCCACGACGAGCCACCCGCGTATCTACCGGTGTTGGGGCGCCGGCTCGCCCGGGCGACGCTCCTCTGTTCCACCAAAGCAGAGATCCGGCTCGTCTCGAGGCTCTATCCCCAGCACACCCCAACCGCGCGACTGCTCGGGTACGGCGTCGCGATCCCTCCGGATCCGGCCGCGACGCCCGACGCATCGCCGTTCCTCCTGTACGCCGGCCGGATCGACACGCAGAAGGGCATCGGAGAGCTCCTCGGCTGGTACGAGGCACTCCGGCGGGTCGAGCCAGACCCGCCTCGACTGGTCCTGATCGGGGAGCCTTCGATGTCTCTCCCGGACCTGCCCGGCCTGGAGCTCCGGGGTTTCGTGTCCGAAGTCGAGAAGCTCGACCTCATGACGCGCGCGCTCGCGTTCGTGCACCCCTCCCCCTTCGAGAGTCTCGGCATCGTGTTGCTCGAGTCGATGGCTGTGCGAACCAGCCTCCTCGTGAACGCGCGGTCCGAAGTCATGGTCGATCACTGTCGAGACGGCGAAGCCGGCCTGTGGGTTCGGGATGGCGCGGAGTTCGCGGCCGCGGTGCGGATGCTGCTCACGTCCGCCGACCTTCGCGAACGGCTCGGGGCGGGCGGGCGCGCGTACGTTGAACGCGAGTACAGTCTCGGCTCCTACGAGCGCCGCCTGCTCACGGAGTTTCCCACCTAG